The following are from one region of the Halictus rubicundus isolate RS-2024b chromosome 15, iyHalRubi1_principal, whole genome shotgun sequence genome:
- the LOC143361855 gene encoding dynein axonemal assembly factor 5-like, which yields MSVETTNYKFVKICVMLQSEEKKRRTQGLKEILQILRTPQSESEIIELWNAVNKSLHKIVTDSAEICRDNAVEIFQLLLANLTPHDNYILYLLPILSRRLGSQELIENSEEVRLKCIILLKLLILKYNNLLASYVDDLIKILLRTISDNYPLVKRESCACVSEFARNLSRHFYAHSEQFIKPILGNLSHQHYRVRIASIKTIGDLIQYGNSKCVETVATPLAEKLFDQNGLIRTAVIEVAGYWLLNLNDRYSWWHKILPLLLTGLHDDLQEIREKAESLWNAVGELYITENQNDGKLKDKIDFLTEAPHHYPSIVRPNLGCRVIAQQTFNKLINGISLELGDWMADIRVRSAQLLCVFILNIEEDITQHIEKLLPSMYRACNDEDIRVVENVERAAEYLGYFVHPEIYCRLIIPTLEETPSVGQLKVFSAILRSSERYTLLPLLEKLGKFLQQSHICRSKKTAYQQQVLSCCHSLISVCKEDCKIISKDLFIVIFTVLSMAKEHAVKIEATEFLNNIAHINNLGNIENLYCEYIKEFGSLFSNCKSWSIYNPESQIFCACLSYVKTVLNFNMSIMLPILERTMTNDADPELRLKHFILLSEYFNQGCFHEIIDLKFSYQFLENCIFPGLIWSAGRAAEAIRTAAVCCLCAFLEKYETDSLIETNECFSEDNISLVLDKIIPALISLADENSKKSRLYSLRAIYLIVCIRKRFCNITEEFIHKLYPILLKRLDDGCDNIRSASLEALVKVWSFIPANYNLHFNKAHIDTLYTTTIIYLDDPENEFQDYMLDGLKELAKVHPELLYQKLQNCKTNFRNQKGTEILLEHCQYILRNDLSLCNISNNK from the exons ATGTCTGTAGAAACTACAAATtacaaatttgtaaaaatttgtgtcATGTTACAATCGGAAGAAAAGAAGCGTCGTACACAAGGCTTGAAAGAAATTCTGCAAATCTTAAGAACACCACAATCTGAAAGTGAAATTATTGAGTTGTGGAATGCTGTAAACAAATCATTACataaaattgtaacagattCTGCTGAAATTTGCCGTGACAATGCTGTGGAAATTTTCCAATTACTTCTAGCTAACTTAACACCTCATGATAACTACATTTTGTATTTACTTCCAATCTTGTCAAGGCGATTGGGTTCTCAGGAACTAATCGAAAATTCAGAAGAAGTTCGACTGAAATGCATCATATTATTAAAgctattaattttaaaatataacaatttattaGCATCATACGTTGATGatttaatcaaaatattacTACGTACTATATCAGATAATTATCCACTAGTTAAAAGAGAAAGTTGTGCTTGTGTATCTGAGTTTGCTAGGAATTTATCACGACATTTTTATGCCCATTCTGAACAGTTTATAAAACCAATTTTGGGTAACTTGTCACACCAACATTATAGAGTTCGAATTGCTTCCATCAAAACAATTGGAGATTTGATTCAGTATGGAAATAGTAAATGTGTGGAAACTGTGGCCACTCCTTTAGCTGAAAAGTTATTTGACCAAAATGGGCTTATTAGAACTG CTGTAATAGAAGTAGCGGGTTACTGGcttttaaatttaaatgatcGGTATAGTTGGTGGCACAAAATTCTTCCACTACTTCTAACAGGCCTTCATGATGATTTACAAGAAATTCGAGAAAAAGCTGAAAGTCTTTGGAATGCTGTAGGAGAATTATATATAACAGAAAATCAGAATGATGGAAAACTTAAAGATAAAATAGATTTTCTTACCGAGGCACCTCACCATTACCCTAGTA TTGTCCGACCAAATTTAGGATGTCGTGTGATAGCACAGCAAACTTTCAACAAATTAATTAATGGAATTAGTTTAGAATTAGGAGATTGGATGGCTGATATAAGAGTGAGATCTGCACAGTTACTTTgtgtatttattttaaatatagaAGAAGATATTACACAACACATTGAAAAACTTTTACCATCTATGTATCG AGCCTGCAATGATGAAGATATTAGAGTTGTAGAAAACGTGGAGAGAGCAGCAGAATATTTAGGATATTTTGTGCATCCTGAAATTTATTGCCGTTTAATAATTCCCACCCTTGAAGAAACTCCTTCAGTTGGTCAATTGAAAGTATTTTCTGCAATTCTAAGGAGTAGTGAACGTTATACACTCCTTCCATTGTTAGAAAAACTTGGGAAATTCTTGCAGCAGTCACATATTTGCAGAAGTAAAAAAACAGCATACCAACAACAAGTACTTTCTTGTTGTCATTCCTTAATTTCAGTATGCAAGGAG GATTGCAAAATTATATCAAAGGATTTGTTCATAGTAATATTCACAGTTCTATCAATGGCAAAAGAACATGCAGTTAAAATAGAAGCTACagagtttttaaataatattgcacACATCAATAACCTCGGCAATATAGAAAATCTCTACTGTGAATATATTAAAGAGTTTGGTTCACTATTTTCCAATTGTAAGTCATGGTCAATCTACAATCCTGAATCTCAAATCTTTTGTGCATGTTTGAGTTATGTTAAAACAGTACTCAATTTTAATATGAGTATTATGTTACCAATTTTGGAACGAACTATGACAAATGATGCTGATCCTGAACTGAGATTGAAACACTTCATTTTGTTATCAGAATACTTTAATCAAGGGTGTTTCCATGAAATTATAGATCTAAAATTCTCTTATCAATTTTTGGAAAACTGTATATTTCCTGGATTAATTTGGAGCGCAGGAAGAGCTGCTGAAGCTATACGCACTGCAGCAGTATGCTGTCTGTGTGCTTTTCTGGAGAAATATGAAACAGACTCTTTAATAGAGACAAATGAATGTTTTTCTGAAGACAATATTTCTTTGGTATTAGATAAAATAATTCCTGCTCTAATTAGTCTAGCAgatgaaaattctaaaaagagTAGACTATACTCTTTAAGGGCTATATACTTGATAGTGTGCATCAGAAAAAGATTTTGTAACATCACCGAAGAATTTATACACAAACTGTACCCTATACTTTTGAAAAGACTAGATGATGGATGTGACAATATTAGATCAGCATCTTTAGAAGCTTTAGTAAAAGTCTGGAGTTTTATACCTGCGAATTATAATCTGCATTTCAATAAAGCTCACATAGATACTTTATATACTACAACTATAATATATTTAGACGACCcagaaaatgaatttcaagACTATATGTTAG ATGGCTTAAAGGAGTTGGCAAAAGTGCATCCAGAACTACTGTATCAAAAGCTTCAAAACTGCAAAACAAATTTTCGAAACCAAAAAGGTACAGAAATACTTTTAGAACACtgtcaatatattttaagaaatGATTTGAGTCTATGTAATATATCCAATAACAAGTAA
- the LOC143361859 gene encoding phosphoribosyl pyrophosphate synthase-associated protein 2 — MDKPVSSDIVLIAGNSHPELANLIANRLGVKHGGCSVYHKSNRETMVEIGDSVRSKDLYIIQTGTKDVNNNIMELLIMAYACKTSSAKNIVGVIPYLPYSKQCKMRKRGCIVSKLLAKMLCKSGLTHIITMDLHQKEIQGFFDVPVDNLRASPFLLQYIQESIPDYYNSVIVARNPGSAKKATSYAERLRLGIAVIHGEQREAESDMNDGRYSPPALASRTMEVGVGVPMHPAKEKPPINVVGDVGGRIAIMVDDMIDDVQSYVAAAEVLKEGGAYKIYVLATHGLLSSDAPRLIEESPIDEVVVTNTVPHDVQKMQCPKIKTVDISILLAEAIRRIHNKESMSYLFKNVTLED; from the exons ATGGACAAACCTGTATCTTCAGATATTGTTCTAATTGCTGGTAATTCTCATCCAGAGCTTGCAAACCTCATCGCCAA TCGATTGGGTGTTAAGCATGGAGGATGTTCTGTATATCATAAATCAAATCGTGAAACTATGGTAGAAATCGGAGACTCTGTACGTAGTAAAGACCTATACATTATTCAGACTGGCACCAAGGATGTAAATAACAATATAATGGAACTTCTGATTATGGCATATGCATGTAAAACTTCTTCAGCAAAAAATATTGTTGGTGTTATTCCATATTTACCATATTCTAAGCAATGCAAAATGCGTAAACGTGGTTGCATAGTCTCAAAATTATTAGCAAAAATGCTTTGCAAGAGTGGATTGACTCATATAATTACAATGGATCTACATCAGAAGGAAATACAAGGATTTTTTGATGTTCCAGTGGATAATTTACGTGCTAGCCCTTTTTTACTTCAGTATATTCAAGAATCT ATTCCAGATTATTATAATTCCGTAATAGTTGCCAGAAATCCTGGCAGTGCTAAAAAAGCAACCAGTTATGCAGAAAGATTACGTTTGGGTATAGCAGTGATTCATGGAGAACAACGAGAGGCAGAATCAGATATGAATGATGGACGCTATTCTCCACCAGCTTTAGCATCACGAACAATGGAAGTGGGAGTTGGTGTTCCAATGCATCCTGCCAAAGAAAAACCACCGATTAATGTTGTAGGAGATGTGGGTGGACGCATAGCTATCATGGTG GATGACATGATAGATGATGTTCAGTCTTATGTTGCTGCAGCAGAAGTTCTCAAAGAAGGAGGAGCATATAAAATTTATGTCTTAGCCACACACGGACTTTTAAGCTCTGATGCTCCAAGATTAATAGAGGAGTCTCCAATTGATGAG GTTGTTGTAACAAATACAGTTCCCCATGATGTCCAAAAAATGCAGTGCCCAAAAATAAAGACTGTTGATATCAGTATTTTACTGGCTGAGGCTATCAGACGTATTCACAACAAGGAATCGATgtcatatttatttaaaaatgtcactttggaagattaa